A genome region from Natranaeroarchaeum sulfidigenes includes the following:
- a CDS encoding ArsR/SmtB family transcription factor: MDSAALLDLLGNENRRRILRLLAHKPCYVTEISEYLDVSPKAVIDHLRKLEEAGIIESRTDSQRRKYFHISRNLRLEVNVSPYEFGTKSAYPRNRALDVTTWRYLSLDIHASEEGEDSQSLAAELRELERLENELSMAQRWVQGRLTDVLDRLTDELDATENSRLYADVLLELADEPKGTDSISEAVDAPPGMIEQVLAEMADEGLVSRVTDGWTLVE; the protein is encoded by the coding sequence ATGGACTCTGCAGCCCTGCTCGATCTCCTCGGTAACGAAAACCGCCGACGGATCCTCCGGCTTCTCGCACACAAGCCCTGCTATGTCACCGAGATCAGCGAGTATCTCGATGTCAGTCCGAAAGCGGTGATCGATCATCTGCGAAAGCTCGAGGAGGCAGGGATCATCGAGAGCCGAACGGACAGCCAGCGCCGCAAATACTTTCATATCTCCCGCAATCTCCGTCTCGAAGTCAACGTCTCTCCCTACGAGTTCGGGACGAAAAGCGCCTATCCACGCAATCGGGCGCTGGACGTGACGACGTGGCGCTATCTCTCGCTCGATATCCACGCCAGCGAGGAGGGAGAGGACAGCCAGTCGCTCGCCGCCGAACTCCGCGAACTCGAACGCCTCGAAAACGAGCTGTCGATGGCCCAGCGCTGGGTACAGGGACGGCTCACCGACGTGCTCGACCGGCTCACGGACGAACTCGACGCGACCGAGAACAGCCGACTGTACGCCGATGTGTTGCTCGAACTGGCCGACGAGCCGAAGGGGACGGACTCGATCAGCGAGGCCGTCGATGCGCCGCCCGGCATGATCGAGCAGGTGCTCGCGGAGATGGCGGACGAAGGGCTCGTCAGCCGCGTCACGGATGGCTGGACGCTCGTCGAATGA
- the gatD gene encoding Glu-tRNA(Gln) amidotransferase subunit GatD encodes MNAGDHVRINRDGQYYEGVLLPSTTAEHLVVKLEGGYNVGIDREGASVEVIEADVHEIEETGDDGGSTVEFDEELPTISLISTGGTIASTVDYRTGAVTAQFDAEDVLRAVPDLAGRANYRGRVVANILSENMTPDVWIDLAEAVHEEIEAGADGVVVMHGTDTMQFSASALSFMLDTPVPIVFTGSQRSADRPSSDNVMNAVSAVEAAKSDCAEVLVCMHADESDDRCALHRGTRVRKNHTSRRDAFETVGAEPLGEIDYDDLEIEWRRDYAERGETDLEIAADLNAEVALVKFTPGFDPAVLDLATERDGIIIEGTGLGHVHSDLIERIGEIVDAGTPVVMTSQCLDGRVCDRVYDTGRDLLDAGVIEGEDMLPGTAKVKLMWTLANSDDPETAMQRPFAGEITERSVPWE; translated from the coding sequence ATGAACGCAGGCGATCACGTGCGGATCAACCGCGATGGACAGTACTACGAGGGCGTCCTCCTCCCCTCGACGACCGCCGAGCATCTGGTGGTCAAGCTGGAAGGAGGCTACAACGTCGGCATCGACCGCGAGGGAGCCAGTGTCGAAGTCATCGAAGCGGATGTCCACGAGATCGAAGAGACCGGAGACGACGGCGGCTCGACCGTCGAGTTCGACGAGGAACTGCCGACGATCTCGCTGATCTCGACCGGCGGTACGATCGCCTCAACCGTCGACTATCGAACCGGCGCGGTGACCGCCCAGTTCGACGCCGAGGACGTCCTTCGCGCCGTGCCGGATCTGGCTGGCCGCGCGAACTACCGCGGGCGCGTCGTGGCGAACATCCTCAGCGAGAACATGACGCCAGACGTCTGGATCGATCTCGCCGAGGCCGTCCACGAGGAGATCGAGGCCGGAGCCGACGGCGTCGTCGTGATGCACGGTACCGACACGATGCAGTTCTCCGCGAGCGCGCTCTCATTCATGCTCGATACGCCGGTACCGATCGTCTTTACCGGCAGCCAGCGCTCGGCCGATCGCCCCTCGTCGGATAACGTTATGAACGCCGTCTCGGCGGTCGAAGCCGCGAAAAGCGACTGTGCGGAAGTACTCGTCTGTATGCACGCCGACGAATCGGACGATCGGTGCGCGCTCCATCGGGGCACCCGGGTTCGAAAAAACCACACGTCCCGCCGTGACGCCTTCGAGACGGTCGGCGCGGAGCCCCTCGGCGAGATCGACTACGACGACCTGGAGATCGAGTGGCGGCGCGACTACGCCGAGCGCGGCGAGACGGATCTCGAAATCGCGGCCGACCTCAACGCCGAGGTCGCGCTGGTGAAGTTCACGCCCGGCTTCGATCCCGCCGTTCTGGACCTCGCCACAGAAAGGGATGGGATCATCATCGAGGGGACCGGACTGGGACACGTCCACTCCGATCTGATCGAGCGGATCGGCGAGATCGTCGACGCGGGAACGCCGGTCGTGATGACCAGCCAGTGTCTCGATGGGCGCGTCTGTGATCGCGTCTACGACACGGGCCGTGACCTGCTCGACGCTGGCGTGATCGAGGGCGAGGATATGCTGCCGGGGACGGCGAAGGTCAAACTGATGTGGACCCTGGCGAACAGCGACGATCCCGAGACGGCGATGCAGCGGCCGTTCGCGGGCGAGATTACCGAGCGATCGGTGCCCTGGGAGTAA
- a CDS encoding GNAT family N-acetyltransferase: MPEFSVRQARLSDYEAVVGFTGDTWPNQETGDYIPRVFEQWVKSDGPDQRTFVLEADGEVAGLLQGVMLSAYEAWAQGMRVAPAARGHGASRRMNDRLFDWAAEQGAMVCRNMVFSWNMAGLGTSRAVGYDPGTEFRWALPTPDADATAETDYRLVDSPDAAWTYWTRSDAHTALSGLALDIDEPWALATLTRERLGTDAERVIAVQDDGTEAFTFRLRSYDRENEDGEELTWAEYGVAAWADVPAARALFAAIRRDSASVGADRTRVLLPETPRHVTDAVHVGSEVSEDPDFVLEADLSARR; the protein is encoded by the coding sequence ATGCCCGAGTTCAGCGTCCGTCAGGCACGGCTCTCGGACTACGAGGCAGTTGTTGGCTTCACCGGAGACACCTGGCCTAATCAGGAAACCGGCGATTACATCCCGCGGGTCTTCGAGCAATGGGTCAAGAGCGACGGCCCTGACCAGCGGACGTTCGTCCTCGAAGCCGACGGTGAGGTCGCCGGACTGCTGCAGGGCGTCATGCTCTCTGCGTACGAGGCGTGGGCACAGGGGATGCGCGTCGCGCCCGCCGCCCGCGGTCACGGCGCGAGCCGACGGATGAACGACCGACTGTTCGACTGGGCCGCCGAGCAGGGTGCGATGGTCTGTCGGAACATGGTCTTTTCATGGAACATGGCTGGGCTCGGTACCAGCCGGGCGGTCGGCTACGATCCTGGCACCGAGTTCCGGTGGGCGCTCCCGACGCCGGACGCCGACGCAACCGCTGAGACTGACTACCGGCTCGTCGACTCGCCCGACGCGGCGTGGACGTACTGGACCCGTAGCGACGCCCACACCGCGCTCTCGGGGCTCGCCCTCGACATCGACGAACCGTGGGCGCTGGCCACACTGACCCGGGAACGACTCGGGACAGATGCCGAGCGGGTAATCGCCGTTCAGGACGACGGAACTGAGGCGTTTACCTTCCGGCTCCGGAGCTACGACCGGGAGAACGAGGACGGTGAAGAACTGACCTGGGCCGAGTACGGGGTCGCCGCGTGGGCCGACGTCCCCGCTGCCCGCGCGCTCTTTGCGGCGATCCGACGTGATAGCGCGAGTGTCGGTGCCGATCGGACCCGCGTCTTGCTCCCCGAGACGCCTCGACACGTCACCGATGCCGTCCACGTCGGGAGTGAGGTGAGCGAGGACCCGGATTTCGTGCTGGAAGCCGACCTCTCTGCGCGGCGCTGA
- a CDS encoding enoyl-CoA hydratase/isomerase family protein has product MEISDDDGVRTITFDRPGVMNALTMETATELAETIEDVGPDTHDAVVLTGEGDAFCAGGDIEAMVDTEPNAVETFDGIAETFGRVVEAALTSRVPVVAKINGDAVGAGLALAAVSDFAYAAESAQLSCAFVRVGLIPDTGGTFLLPQLVGLRTAKRLTMTGEFISAAEAADLDLLNDAVPDDQLDGRVEELLETLRNRPTETVGLTKRALHENASKHWREALDHENAMQTMARDTPEHEEGVAAFLEGRDPEF; this is encoded by the coding sequence ATGGAGATCAGTGACGACGACGGAGTTCGAACCATAACGTTCGACCGCCCCGGCGTGATGAACGCCCTGACGATGGAGACGGCGACGGAACTCGCCGAAACGATCGAGGACGTCGGACCGGACACACACGACGCGGTAGTCCTAACCGGCGAGGGAGACGCGTTCTGTGCAGGCGGTGATATCGAAGCGATGGTCGATACCGAGCCGAACGCAGTCGAGACGTTCGACGGGATCGCCGAGACGTTCGGGCGCGTGGTCGAGGCCGCACTCACCTCTCGCGTCCCGGTCGTCGCTAAAATAAACGGCGACGCGGTGGGGGCAGGCCTCGCACTCGCCGCAGTCAGTGATTTCGCATACGCCGCCGAATCCGCACAGCTCAGCTGTGCCTTTGTCCGTGTCGGCCTGATCCCCGATACTGGCGGGACCTTCCTGTTGCCACAGCTGGTCGGACTCCGAACTGCGAAGCGACTAACAATGACCGGCGAGTTTATTTCGGCGGCCGAAGCGGCCGACCTCGATCTGCTCAACGACGCCGTCCCCGACGACCAACTCGACGGGCGAGTCGAGGAGCTACTGGAGACGCTCCGGAACCGCCCGACCGAGACCGTCGGGCTGACCAAACGCGCGCTCCACGAGAACGCGAGCAAGCACTGGCGAGAGGCGCTCGATCACGAAAACGCGATGCAGACGATGGCCCGAGATACGCCGGAACACGAGGAAGGCGTCGCGGCGTTCCTCGAAGGACGCGATCCCGAGTTCTAG
- a CDS encoding ubiquitin-like small modifier protein 1 — MEWKLFADLAEHAGGKHVEVDIGPGDTVGDALDALLAEHEALESRVLTDEGELREHINILRNGSNVGTNGDGLDATLDDGDELALFPPVSGG; from the coding sequence ATGGAGTGGAAACTGTTCGCGGACCTCGCCGAACACGCGGGCGGCAAGCACGTCGAGGTAGACATCGGGCCGGGAGACACCGTCGGCGACGCACTGGATGCCCTCCTCGCCGAGCACGAGGCGCTGGAGTCGCGGGTACTGACCGACGAAGGAGAGCTCAGAGAGCATATCAACATCCTGCGGAACGGCTCGAACGTAGGTACAAACGGGGACGGGCTCGATGCGACGCTCGACGACGGCGACGAACTGGCGCTGTTTCCACCGGTCAGCGGCGGCTAG
- a CDS encoding NAD-binding protein produces MAWSRKLLAARAAVGLTTLVAVLSVLTGILHIGNVTFEAIIPLEPYIPDAIQRTAGFTGTLTGFLMLGAAYGLKRGLRVAWYAVIVLLPFTALQGVVQSSPVSLPLVALSLLSMPTVALHRQQFDRELALSTTQLAAAIALIGTQAYGTVGTYILRDDFQDVTTILDAFYYTIVTATTVGYGDAHPVGPEGRLFAMSVVVFGTASFAVALGSLLGPAIEARLSKALGKMSDSQLELLEDHVLILGDGELTAPVVSGLQDSETDFVVITANRERVSSLSERGVNSFTGNPSDEEPMRRAKIGNARALVVATNDDAQDALAILTARQLQPDIRIVAAATDRENVSKLRHAGADTVISPATIGGQMLVDSALGGSDTTVPGLSNMLGDDSSET; encoded by the coding sequence ATGGCCTGGAGTCGGAAACTGCTCGCCGCCCGCGCGGCAGTGGGACTGACGACGCTCGTCGCAGTGCTGTCTGTGCTGACCGGTATCCTGCATATCGGGAACGTCACGTTCGAGGCGATCATCCCGCTGGAACCGTATATCCCGGACGCGATCCAGCGAACCGCGGGCTTTACCGGAACACTTACCGGCTTCCTCATGCTCGGCGCGGCGTACGGCCTCAAGCGGGGGCTTCGGGTCGCCTGGTACGCCGTCATCGTCCTGCTGCCGTTCACTGCCCTGCAGGGGGTGGTCCAGTCGAGCCCGGTTTCGCTGCCGCTGGTCGCGCTCTCGCTTCTGTCCATGCCGACGGTGGCCCTGCACCGCCAGCAGTTCGACCGCGAGCTTGCGCTATCGACCACGCAACTCGCCGCGGCTATCGCGCTGATCGGGACGCAGGCGTACGGAACGGTCGGAACCTATATTCTCCGTGATGACTTTCAGGATGTTACCACGATCCTCGACGCCTTTTATTACACCATCGTCACGGCAACCACGGTCGGGTACGGTGACGCCCACCCCGTCGGTCCCGAAGGACGGCTCTTCGCGATGTCGGTCGTGGTGTTCGGTACGGCGAGTTTTGCGGTCGCACTCGGGTCACTTTTGGGGCCTGCCATCGAAGCCAGACTCAGCAAGGCACTTGGAAAGATGAGCGATTCACAGCTAGAACTCCTTGAGGACCACGTCCTCATCCTCGGCGATGGCGAGCTCACAGCGCCTGTCGTGAGCGGCCTGCAGGACAGTGAGACTGATTTCGTCGTGATCACGGCCAACAGAGAGCGCGTTTCGTCGCTCTCGGAGCGAGGGGTCAACTCGTTTACTGGCAACCCAAGCGACGAGGAGCCGATGCGTCGCGCAAAAATCGGAAATGCTCGGGCGCTAGTGGTTGCGACCAACGACGACGCACAGGACGCACTGGCGATCTTGACGGCGCGACAGCTCCAGCCAGACATCCGGATCGTCGCCGCAGCAACGGATCGCGAAAACGTCTCGAAGCTTCGCCACGCTGGTGCTGACACCGTAATCAGTCCAGCGACCATCGGCGGGCAGATGCTCGTCGACTCGGCGCTCGGGGGAAGCGACACGACGGTCCCTGGACTCTCGAACATGCTCGGAGATGACAGCAGTGAGACGTGA
- a CDS encoding HalOD1 output domain-containing protein — translation MMADQQYEQKLRIERNEHSFVVDHDRPERTATVLIDVVASLRDVDQTTLEPLYNTVDPEALGSLCTSTDCSLRISFQYEGYAVTISGDGRIKLVETSEDK, via the coding sequence ATGATGGCCGACCAACAGTACGAACAGAAACTACGCATCGAACGAAACGAACACTCGTTTGTCGTCGACCACGACAGGCCAGAGCGGACGGCAACTGTACTGATCGACGTTGTCGCGTCGCTACGTGATGTCGACCAGACGACACTCGAACCGCTATACAATACGGTTGATCCGGAAGCACTCGGCTCACTCTGTACCAGCACCGATTGCTCGCTTCGGATATCGTTCCAGTACGAAGGGTACGCCGTAACGATCTCGGGTGACGGCCGGATCAAGCTCGTCGAAACGTCCGAAGACAAGTAG